One genomic segment of candidate division KSB1 bacterium includes these proteins:
- a CDS encoding DUF5683 domain-containing protein encodes MSSSKSVAWVFCLVGAFVAATRAQSAADATALSMLEFPLTAWCQAARQDLVWSSHTPGLSLQALFQDGKPAVARRSVVRAAILSAVLPGAGQIYNRSYLKSLLFLGMEAGAWGAYAKFTRSGNRKTDAFERFADQHWSEGRYWDSIDRAFGCSPGDRACERQKERENFSHYLPDSKNQTYYENIGKYDQFNAGWDDSISGEILQRDSQNRLLYTTMRREANEQFHKATLSSSLAMVNHLVSMAEAAFAAHKFNQTQARGASIGMRLQKHHEELLPVLAVQMLW; translated from the coding sequence TGGTCGGCGCCTTTGTCGCCGCCACGCGCGCGCAATCAGCAGCCGATGCCACCGCTTTGTCCATGTTGGAATTTCCGCTCACGGCCTGGTGCCAGGCTGCCCGGCAGGATCTGGTTTGGAGCAGCCACACCCCCGGCCTTTCTCTGCAGGCTCTGTTTCAGGATGGGAAACCGGCGGTTGCGCGGCGGTCGGTCGTGCGGGCGGCCATTCTTTCCGCCGTTCTTCCCGGTGCGGGCCAGATTTACAATCGTTCCTACCTGAAAAGCCTGTTGTTTTTGGGAATGGAAGCCGGCGCGTGGGGGGCTTATGCCAAATTCACCCGCAGTGGCAACCGGAAAACCGACGCGTTCGAACGTTTCGCCGATCAGCATTGGAGTGAAGGCAGGTATTGGGACTCGATCGACCGCGCCTTTGGTTGCAGCCCCGGTGATCGCGCGTGTGAGAGGCAGAAAGAGCGCGAGAATTTCAGCCACTATCTGCCGGACAGCAAGAACCAAACCTATTATGAAAACATCGGCAAGTATGATCAATTCAATGCCGGCTGGGATGACAGCATCAGTGGCGAAATTCTGCAACGCGATTCGCAAAACCGCCTGCTCTACACCACCATGCGCCGCGAGGCCAATGAGCAATTCCACAAGGCGACGCTCTCTTCGAGTCTGGCCATGGTCAACCATTTGGTGAGCATGGCGGAAGCGGCCTTTGCCGCGCACAAGTTCAACCAGACTCAGGCCAGGGGCGCCTCCATCGGCATGCGTTTGCAGAAACATCACGAAGAATTGCTGCCGGTGCTGGCGGTGCAGATGTTGTGGTAG
- a CDS encoding Uma2 family endonuclease, with translation MSAVAVKPSETQTPAPRFFASEAEFAAWCDEDTRADYVDGEVIVMSPQATLNSRQETWFGSLLDLFASKHGLGSVYATGNVQVRLRAGLRRNPDVIRHLVHETHVEGAPDLLVEFVSPKSAIRDWHEKYIEYETAGVREYWIIDRPQQRVAVYSLGEDRRYHPIAPQEGKIHSAVVPGFWIKLEWLWQGPEFDTYAVAKELGVLA, from the coding sequence ATGAGTGCCGTTGCTGTCAAACCCTCTGAAACGCAAACGCCGGCCCCGCGATTTTTTGCGAGCGAAGCGGAGTTCGCAGCCTGGTGTGACGAAGACACCAGGGCCGACTATGTCGATGGGGAGGTCATTGTCATGTCGCCCCAAGCAACGCTGAACAGCAGGCAGGAAACGTGGTTTGGCAGTTTGCTGGATTTGTTTGCATCAAAGCACGGCTTGGGCTCGGTGTATGCGACCGGAAATGTGCAGGTTCGCCTGCGTGCCGGCTTGCGGCGCAACCCGGATGTGATCCGCCACCTCGTCCACGAAACCCACGTCGAAGGCGCGCCCGATTTGCTGGTGGAATTCGTCTCCCCGAAAAGCGCCATCCGCGACTGGCATGAAAAATACATCGAGTACGAAACCGCCGGCGTGCGCGAGTATTGGATCATCGACCGGCCACAACAACGGGTCGCGGTTTATTCACTGGGGGAAGATCGGCGCTATCACCCCATCGCGCCGCAGGAAGGCAAAATTCACTCGGCGGTCGTCCCGGGCTTTTGGATCAAACTGGAGTGGTTGTGGCAGGGGCCCGAATTCGACACCTATGCTGTGGCAAAAGAATTGGGCGTGCTGGCCTGA
- a CDS encoding cyclic 2,3-diphosphoglycerate synthase has protein sequence MARTRVLIMGAAGRDFHNFNVKYRESDSHEVVAFTATQIPNIDGRRYPAALAGRLYPQGIPIYAESELADLIRRERIDEVIFSYSDISHEYVMHRASLVNAAGASFTLLGTRATMLSSSKPVIAICAVRTGCGKSQTTRRVAQILKGFGKKLVAVRHPMPYGDLAAQAVQRFASFADLAAHKCTIEEREEYEPHLNMGTIVYAGVDYAAILARAEPEADIVLWDGGNNDTPFFKPDLHIVVVDPLRPGHETRYHPGETNLRMADVVVINKEASAPPENIEQVRQAVREHNPTAIIVDAASPITVAQPEIIRDRRVLCIEDGPTLTHGGMTLGAGIVAARRFGAKEVVDPRPFLKGSLVETFRHYPGIGILLPAMGYGEQQMRDLEATINATDCDSVIIATPVDLRQLLQINKPSTRVTYELQEIGRPTLADVLQRFA, from the coding sequence ATGGCGAGAACCCGAGTGCTGATCATGGGAGCGGCGGGACGCGACTTCCACAATTTCAATGTCAAATACCGGGAGAGCGACTCGCATGAAGTTGTGGCTTTCACCGCAACGCAAATCCCCAACATTGACGGCCGGCGTTATCCAGCGGCCCTGGCCGGCCGGCTTTATCCCCAGGGCATTCCCATTTATGCGGAAAGCGAGCTGGCAGATTTGATCCGCCGGGAACGCATCGACGAAGTGATTTTTTCCTACAGCGATATTTCCCACGAATACGTGATGCACCGGGCGAGCCTGGTGAATGCCGCAGGCGCCTCCTTCACCCTGCTGGGCACGCGCGCGACCATGCTGTCCTCCAGCAAGCCGGTGATCGCCATCTGTGCCGTGCGCACCGGCTGTGGCAAGAGCCAAACCACGCGCCGGGTCGCACAGATTTTGAAAGGATTCGGCAAGAAACTGGTGGCGGTGCGGCATCCCATGCCCTACGGGGATCTCGCGGCGCAGGCCGTGCAGCGCTTCGCCAGCTTCGCGGATCTTGCGGCCCACAAATGCACCATTGAAGAGCGGGAGGAATATGAGCCGCACCTGAACATGGGCACGATCGTGTATGCCGGCGTGGACTACGCCGCGATTTTGGCGCGTGCCGAGCCGGAAGCCGACATCGTGTTGTGGGACGGCGGCAACAACGACACGCCTTTCTTCAAACCCGACCTGCATATCGTCGTGGTCGATCCGCTGCGGCCCGGCCACGAAACCCGTTACCATCCCGGCGAGACCAACTTGCGCATGGCGGACGTGGTTGTCATCAACAAGGAAGCCTCGGCGCCGCCGGAGAACATTGAGCAGGTGCGGCAGGCGGTGCGCGAGCACAATCCCACCGCCATCATCGTGGATGCGGCCTCGCCTATCACCGTGGCGCAGCCGGAAATCATTCGCGACCGCCGCGTGCTGTGCATTGAAGACGGCCCCACGCTGACGCACGGCGGGATGACGCTGGGCGCCGGCATCGTGGCGGCCCGGCGCTTCGGCGCGAAGGAGGTGGTCGATCCCCGGCCCTTCCTCAAGGGCAGTCTGGTGGAAACCTTCCGGCACTATCCCGGCATCGGCATCCTGCTGCCGGCGATGGGCTATGGTGAGCAGCAGATGCGCGATCTTGAAGCCACCATCAACGCCACGGACTGTGACAGTGTGATCATCGCGACGCCGGTGGACCTGCGGCAGTTGCTGCAGATCAACAAACCCAGTACGCGCGTCACCTACGAATTGCAGGAAATCGGCCGGCCGACGCTCGCCGACGTCCTGCAACGCTTTGCCTGA
- a CDS encoding carbamate kinase: MVIAIGGNAITREFEDGNIYQQFANTRRSLKSLVRLIEEGYRVVIVHGNGPQVGNALIRVETSRHLVPPLPLGVIVADLQGGMGYMIQQSLRNMLHRHGLEHEVVTVVTQVVVNAEDPSIKQPSKFVGPVYTAEQVPELRERYGWQMKEDVGRGWRRVVPSPEPVAIVERKVIRELVNLGHVVIAAGGGGIPVYYNPHEYPELLEGINAVIDKDLAAAVLARDIGADELAILTPIEKVAIHYRQPNQQWLDRVTLAELRRYYAEGHFPPGSMGPKIRGAINFLEGGGRRVLITSIEAFEAAWQGTTGTVVVR; encoded by the coding sequence ATGGTCATCGCCATTGGCGGCAACGCCATTACGCGCGAGTTTGAAGACGGCAACATCTACCAGCAGTTTGCCAACACGCGCCGCAGCCTCAAGAGCCTGGTGCGCTTGATTGAGGAGGGGTATCGCGTCGTGATCGTGCATGGCAACGGCCCGCAAGTCGGCAACGCCCTGATTCGCGTGGAAACTTCGCGCCATCTCGTGCCGCCCCTGCCGCTGGGCGTGATCGTCGCCGATCTGCAAGGCGGCATGGGGTACATGATTCAGCAATCGCTGCGCAACATGCTGCACCGCCACGGCCTCGAGCACGAGGTGGTGACGGTGGTGACGCAGGTGGTGGTGAATGCCGAAGACCCTTCGATCAAACAGCCCAGCAAGTTCGTCGGGCCGGTTTACACCGCGGAGCAAGTGCCGGAGCTGCGCGAGCGCTATGGCTGGCAAATGAAGGAGGATGTCGGACGCGGCTGGCGGCGTGTTGTGCCCTCGCCCGAGCCGGTGGCGATTGTCGAGCGCAAGGTGATTCGCGAGCTGGTGAATCTCGGCCATGTGGTGATTGCCGCGGGCGGCGGCGGCATCCCCGTCTACTATAATCCCCACGAATATCCCGAGCTGCTGGAAGGCATCAATGCGGTGATCGACAAGGATCTCGCCGCCGCCGTGCTCGCCCGGGATATTGGCGCGGACGAGCTGGCGATTCTGACGCCCATCGAAAAGGTTGCCATCCATTACCGCCAGCCGAATCAACAATGGCTGGATCGTGTCACGCTCGCCGAGCTGAGGCGTTATTATGCCGAGGGCCATTTTCCCCCGGGCAGCATGGGCCCGAAGATACGCGGGGCAATCAATTTTTTGGAAGGAGGGGGCCGTCGTGTGCTGATCACTTCCATCGAGGCGTTTGAAGCAGCCTGGCAGGGCACGACGGGAACCGTGGTGGTGCGCTGA